The Rattus norvegicus strain BN/NHsdMcwi chromosome 2, GRCr8, whole genome shotgun sequence nucleotide sequence TCAAACAGCATCAACAGGGTAATTGTCAGGTAGAGTATCCATGACCCTAGAGCTGCTCTTTGCCCATACACCATTTTGACATATTACAGCCGTTTTAAATCCTGAGCCACCAGGCTGCCTTTCCCCAGATTCACTGTAAATGCTCCAGCAATACTGTAGTCTAAACAGAAGTCATTTGTAAAAACACTGGTTGCTGCTGTTGGAAGACAGGTGTAGGTCATAGCCGTTAAGCTCCTAAAATGTCTTTCAGCATTCAAGTGAGGGCTCAAAGCCAGGACACTGTATGGAAGACAGGGAGTAAAATGCTTCCTCCACCAAGTGGGGATGTGACTCCACCATTGACTTCCACCCCACGGTATCAGAGACTTCAGAAGCATGAAGTATAATGAAATCCATGGCCCTAGTCTTCAGGTGCTCTGTTTtgtggaggtcagccaggatgagagtAGGTACAGCATTCTTCACAGAGAGGTTCCTGCACAAGGCATCCTCACACATGCCCTTCAAGCCCTGCAGGTCATACTTGTCAGCAGCTGCCAACAAACCTGTGGCCATTGAGCGGCTGTGGAGGTGTGGTGCCTTCCCTGTGTAAATGAAGGCcatcatttccttaaagacttgCAGGTGAATGTCATGGATCTCAATGCGGTTTGTTAAGCTCTCTagcatttcatgttcaaacatggctctgaaaactggagagCAAGCTGCTAGAATGGCCTTGTGAGATCTGAATTCCTGGCCAGCTACCACCAGGCTGCAGTCTGTGAAGAGGGAATTTTCCCACAGCTCTCCTATGTCGTTGACCAACATCTGCCTTGGATCCTTGATTGCAGGTCTCATGTTATCTCCATGCATGCTAAAGGAGCGTTCTACTATGCTCACCTTGCAGCACAAGGTGAACTGGTCTTCAGGGAGAAGCCGATGcctatgggagaggaggaaatctcGAAGGATGAACTTTTTGTATCCCCAGTATTGATTTGGCAGAAACCTTAAAACATTTGACATTTTTGTAATAAGATATTTCTCTCCTTGGGCGTTTATGATCCAGAACTGTACCTTTGCCCAAACTGGGCTCTTTGGACAACTGAGCAAACCCAGGTAAACAGACAggtaatctttgctttcttcatcaacACCGTTTGGGAATATCCTCAAACACCATTGCATTTCTTCACTGGCCTCTAATGAGAACCTTGGGCTTGTAACATTTTCACGAATTCCATCCATGCAAAATGAAAAGTTGCTAATGGTCCACTCATAGCAGAACTTCTGAACACTGATATGTGTGTAGCCACAGCTCTTGGCTTCCAGGTCCCCTGACATGTCTTCTGGAGGTAGTTTGGAGGTTAAAGTTGATCTGAAAGAAGTAATAGAAGTTACTCTTTATTTTGTAGGGTACAATTATAGATAccctttagattttattttcaatttctgcTAAATTTCCCCTTTTATATTCTTGGAAACTTGTATTTCTACAGGTTTCTCTAGGTTTCTATATTTGTTCCACTGAAGATAAGACAGACCCACAGTGACTGTTaaacatgtgtgtctctgtgtgtgtgtgtgtctgtttgtctctgactgtctctctgtgtttgtgtctctctcagtctccaccacccccacacaccccGCCATATGTCtgtacatctctgtgtgtgtgtgtgtgtgtctgtgtgtgtgtgtgtgtgtatttattgaaTCTTAGGTCAATGGTAACTAATTTTGGCTATCTTATCCAactgtggaagagtttggaaatGTGTATACACACTCATTTCAATTGTATTGTAGTAACAGGGTCCTTTAGTGAACATAAAGAATGAATTACTCTATATAAATAGAAAGTGGATGTGTGAGAGAAATTTGTAGGCAAAGGTCAAGGTAATATAAAGTTGGATAAAGCCAATGCTTACTTATTCTACAAGGTTTGAAGTCTCATGTCTTCTTCAGTATCGACCAGAATCCTGAAGATGTACGTTcagatgccagtgaagaaatgagcTTGCTAGTAAGATGAGAGCAAGCAAGCAGCAACTCCAAGCGTCCTTCTCCTATAAACTTACACAGGCTGCAACCGAGGTGGGGCCCAGTTAATGGTGTGTCTTCTAGTCTTAAGatctagattaaaggtgtgtgttttcTGCATCAagactcagattaaaggtgtgtttttctACCCAAAGAGTCTGTATTTGAACTACATCTATCTACTTCAAGTTATGCCAAAACAATATTAAAGTGCATATTCTCCACTTTTTTTAGGTTACTTAAGTCCACAGGCATTCTGAACAGAAGACTTTTGGTACTCCTTCACCACCAAAATGATTTTTCTTGACTGTGGTGCATTgcgatgggggtgggggtggtgcctgagctagaaaagaaaataaagaccctgctgttgttttgttttgttttgttttttgttcatttgtttttgcttttgggttttttgttgttgttgttgttgtttgttttttttattatggtGTGGGGTAATGAATTCTGCAATGATAAACTGGaatggggcaacatttgggatggaaagaaagaaagaaagaaagaaagaaagaaagaaagaaagaaagaaagaaagaaagagaggaagagagaaagaaagaaagaaagaaagagagagagagagaaagaaagaaagaaagaaagaaagaaagaaagaaagaaagaaagaaaggaaagaaagaaagaaagaaagaaaggaagaaagaaagaagaaaaaggaaccagtacagagagaaaagtaagagaGGACCCAGTttttccaggagagtttttcagagatgggttgaagagagagaaatggagacacagggaaagacagaatgattcagagaacaagaaaggagacagaagagtACAACAGTTGgtgaaagttagtatgaggcaagGCAGAGCAGCTcaggaaaaactgaaagaacacagaTTGAATCAGTTACAATGGAGAGGGGTTTTAAACCACTCATCCAGACCTCAGAAACAATTAGTTAGGAGTGAATTATTCACCTATAAGTATCAGAGGGTAAATTTTTTCAAGGCCTAGAATAGATTTTAAGAGAATAGAAGCTTCCATATCTAGGCCTAGGTTGACAAGTAGAGGCAGAGAGCCTCAGCGATGACAATAAATACAGATGATTAATAgttatttttacaataaaaacaCTAGAATGTCTGCAGCAGCTCTAAACTAGATATGAGGGCTGAGCTTCTCCATGCACAGGTCTGACCTGCTGCTCTGCATTTAGCAACAGAGGATGAATGACTGTGGGGAAAGGAAAAACCATTTGTCCCTCAAACAAAACGTGCCCATTTATCCCTTTACGTTTTtccctttttatgttttttttctgctGATACACGTCCACTTCTGCGATTACAAAATCTAAcaaacatctgactttccttcagaCAGAGCTGTGGCTTCATCACCATCTTGGTTGGGGACAGTCTCCTGAGTGACTGCCATCTTTATTGTGGGCAGATAAGGTTTACCTATGCTATTGCTTCAGCACCATCTTAGCTAAGGCAGGTCAAGTGACTGGTTGTAGCTTCAGTGCCAACTTAGTTAATAACAGTCCCATGACCATCTACCATATTTGCTTTAGGCCGTTACTAAAACACTGCCTCCACACCTTAGAACAGTCTTAGAGGCTCTAATTTCTATCCTGACTTGGTGAATCATTATTTAATATTGATTTTAAGATTTACAACAGTGAAAAGTTAAAGATCACTGCCTTGATTGTATAACTTAGATATGCTTAATAGATATTAGCTCTCAATCTTTTCAGAAATCTGATAAATGTAACCTCACACGTTTAAAGTTATTAGGACAGAAAATCCCAAAAACATAACAGTTACAATTCCCCCACCCTTACCCACCAAGGTCTCTGAGAAGAAATAGGCACAGTACCAAGACTGCCTAGATTGTGGtatgataaccactgagaaacagTGCTCCATTTCCTTGCTGCTGCCAGAGCTCACCCTACACTGCTGTCAAACTGAGGATACCCAGAgagttaaatgtctcatattgcctagGACGAGATGAGTCATTTTTCCAAAGTAACTACTCCACAGGAAAAAAGGTTCTCCTTTTCTGGACCTAATGACCACACTGACTCTGCCTGAATTGTGATGGAGACCACAGGGACCTGGGAAAACTGTCTAGGTAGAAGACTATTGGCCAACCTCTGTCATTTTAAATAATGACatctagattataatttattttccctaatttctgaCTATATTTGTAGCTAAACTAACTAGAGTTAGAAAACAGACCTCTAGTTCCTTACCCAAAGGTAATCCACTACCTTATTATCTCAGTAGTCAATTCGTTAACTTGAAGACTACCGGATCTCTTCTCAAAAACAGACAAGTTTGTCTAACTCACAGGCTTCAGGATAAAAGATACACAAGTTTCAGATATAACGTTTCACAGATATAACCTTCTGTTACTTCATTTCCTAAACTCACTTTCCAGTGACtaaatgcttcatatttcctctGCTTGTTATGCCACTATCCAATCATGAACCAAGAAAAATCTTATAAATTAGCCTAATCCTAATAAAACATCCCACTATACAATTCAACTTTTATATCACAAATTCAAATTTGTTTGCTTTGATTGTCTTTAAACTATAGACTTAAAGTTTTTCTCATGCTAAATCTATACTATCAGCTGCCATAGTTACGAATACaagtttcctttggttatcttttaaCATTAGACTTAAAGTTTTTCTCATGCTAAACTATATGATCAATTATCATATTCACAAAGTTGTcaaattttccagtttcctttaaTTGTCTTTTCAATACATACTTCAAAATGTTTCTCATTATAATAAatttatactgtatatacatatatatattccatctTCTAGACAGAGGTAAaagcccttctttctctttctcttacaggAAAGGTTTCCTAAGCTCATCTTAAAGACTGCTCACTCTGTTAACAAATGTATCTCTTTTGTACACTTATAAGCTCCAAGAAAAAGAATCAGACCTCCTTCCCATGGACCAAACAGACTGCATCTAGATAAGTAACCTGTCAATCAATAACCTAAGTTCCCACTTGTGACCTATTCCAGAGGGTGGGATTCCTTTCCTGTTCCCTGGGATTAGAACTCCCCTCACACGAACCACTAAGACCTAAGGGTTTCAATACACCTAAGAAAAATTCTTTTCTCCCCAAAACACTTAACTTTATTCTCTACTATATATAATTGACTagtactactattactattacacacacacacacacacacacacacacacacacaatgtttcaACATCTTGTCATGTCCAGGAATTCACTCAAAATCAACATCCATGACAGTTCCAGAGAAGCAACCCACATACTCCAACCTactctcacaaacacagacacttctACTGGAACTGTTCCTTCTACCTACAGATGGTTCCACGGTTCCTTGAtagcaaggaaacagccaaccCTGCTAAGATTGGATCAACATCAACAtccatattttctttgctttcccaGAGAGACATCATCCCAAAGTCAGGAAGAAGTAGTGAAAGATCATGATGACCCTATTCCTGTTCCATCATAGTCTCTATCaaattcttcctttaattttaaattaatccaTGATGAAGGAATTTTAGCATTCCTcctaggctccacccaacagttacctggcaacatccAGATAGGCATGACTCACTATAAAATAATCTGTTTGTCCCCTCCttactctcttattctctcttaCTCTTACTCTACATGATCCTATaagcctttctctgtctctctttctacttccccatccccccttttctccatgtgttcctgggTGGGAACTCTgatcctttttttctctccccttctcttcctccttctcggactcacacaatctctctctatatatatatgtatgtctgtctttttctacctcaactcccttctcttccctacaAAACTCCCCTCCAAAGCTCTAAATAAAGTTTATTCTATACTAAAGCTAtaataaactgtgtgtgtgtggtatttctatATCCATCTATTTACTGATCTATCGTATATCTACATTATATGATCTAAACTATAAATAAACTATATAGTAAACTATATTCTATACAACAGCTGGTACCCCCAGGGAAAGGGATGCCTCAAAATGAGCCTGAGAGTGTACCCCTCCCACCCATACCTAGTTCTAACAAACATATCCTGGCActcttttcataaaataaaagaattataatATCAAACTATCAATGAGTTTCAAAACTTTCTACATTCtgatttcaaatatattttatgaactgGGAACTATAGAAAATGAACAGAATGAAAGTCTCTCTGTAAAGAGAAAGCTGATATATGAGAAAAACTTAAGGGTGCGGTCCAGCTACCAACAATGGCTAAAGCCATTACTTACTTAGTCCACAAGGTTAGAAGTCTGTGGTGTTCACGTtcttcagtatatgctggaatTCTGAAGAAGTGGGCTCTAACGCCTATGAAAAATGGGCTTGCTAGTAAGatgaaagcaagcaggcaaagacacaaagcttccttctcccatgtGCTTATAtaagcctccagcagaaggtgtgacccagtCTTCTAGTCTcaaaatctggattaaaggtgtgtaattTTCTGACTCAggactcagattaaaggtgtgttttccTACCCAAAGAGACTCTATTTGAAATGGCTCTATGTATTTCAACTTAGATGGAAAAAGTTATGTATGCCTTCTAGCTTTTGACTTAACTTAATTCCAGAGTTAGTCCAGATGGGAATAGGAGTAGTCATCACCAGTGTACTTTCTGAACTGTGGTCAGTCATAAATGAAAGTTCATGACATTTTCTGCAAAGCTACTATTTACTCTTGTGCTGGTCTTACACTAATTCCTGCCACAAGATCATCAGAGAAGGGTTCTTAACTTGTCAGAAGTCTGAGTGTTCACAAAATGGAGAGCAGGTGGAAGAGCTCCTATATTTGGGCAGAAAGCAAGCCCCAAACCTCTGAAGGTGGCTTTCTTCTATCCTGTGTTTAGTCCAATCAAATCCACAGACCTTGTGGTGACTCACCCAAATTTGACTGGGGGTCTTGGAATTCTCCATCAAGAAATTCTCCTTAAAAATCCTTTCCCAggggtgcacgggggctcccagaaaaggcagcacaggtcctcctggatgcggccctcacggagagctcaaaaacaacaccccacgaacaaacttgagccacaggaccacaggtaagaccaacttttctgcaccaagtgacctgcctggtggactcaggacacaggcccacaggaacagctgaagacctgtagataggaaaaactacatgcctgaaagcagaacactctgttcccaaaactggctgaaagaaaacaggaaaacaggtctacagcactcctgacacacaggcctatagggctacccactgtcagaaatagcagaacaaagtaacaccagagataatctgatggcgagaggcaagtgaagggacccaagcaacagaaaccaagactatatgacatcatcggagcccaattctcccaccaaagcaaacacggaatatccaaacacaccagaaaagcaagatctagatttaaaatcatatttgatcatgatgctggaggacttcaagaaagacatgaagaactcccttagagaaacaaaggaaaacataaacaagtagaagcctacagagaggaatcacaaaaatccctgaaagaattccaggaaaacacaatcaaagagttgaaggaattaaaaatggaaatagaagcaatcaagaaagaacacatagaaacaaccctggatatagaaaaccaaaggaagagacaaggagccttagatacaagcttcaccaacagaatacaagagatagaagagagaatctcgggagcagacgattccatagaaatcatcgacacaactgtcaaagataatgtaaagcagaaaaagctactggtccaaaacatacaggaaatccaggactcaatgagaagatcaaacctaaggattataggtatagaagagagtgaagactcccagctcaaaggaccagtaaatatcttcaacaaaatcatagaagaaaacttccctaacctaaagaaagcgatgcccataaccatacaagaagcatacagaactccaaatagattggaccagaaaagaaactcctccagtcacataacagtcaaaacaccaaatgcacaaaataaagaaagaatattaaaagcagtaagggaaaaaggtcaagtaacatataaaggcagacctatcagaatcacaccagacttttcgccagagactatgaaagccagaagatcctggacagatgtcacacagaccctaagagaacacaaatgccagcccaggttcctgtatcctgcaaaactctcaattaacatagatggagaaaccaagatattccatgacaaaaccaaatttacacaatatctttctacaaaaccagtgctacaaaggataataaatggtaaagcccaacataaggaggcaagctacaccctagaaaaagcaagaaactaatcatcttggaaacaaaacaaagagaagaaaagcacacaaacataatctctcattcaaatatgagtataacaggaagcaacaatcactattccttattatctctcatcatcaatggtctcaactccccccaaaaaagacatagattaacaaagtggatacacaatgaggaccctgcattctgctgcctacatgaaacatacctcagagaaaaacacagacactacctcagagtgaaaggctggaaaacaactttccaagcaaatggtcagaagaagcaagctggagtagccattctatttcaaataaaatcaattttcaaccaaaagtcatcaaaaaagataaggaaggacaattcatattcatcaaaggaaaaatccaccaagatgaactctcaatcctaaatatctatgccccaaatacaagggcacctacatacataaaagaaaccttacaaaagctcaaaacacacattacacctcacacaataatagtgggagatttcaacaccaaactctcatcaatggacagatcatggaaacagaaattaaacagagacttagacagactaagagaagtcatgaaccaaatggacttaacagatatttatagaacattctatcctaaagcaaaaggatatacattctttcagcccctcatggtactttctgcaaaatagaccatataattggtcaaaaaacgggcctcaacaggtacagaaagatagaaataatcccatgcgtgctatcagaccaccacggcctaaaactggtcttcaataacaataagggaagaacgcccacatatacgtggaaattgaacaatgctctactcaatgataacctggtcaaggaagaaataaagaaagaaattaaagactttttagaatttaatgaaaatgaaggtacaacatacccaaacttatgggacacaatgaaagctgtgctaagaggaaaagtcatagctgtgagtgcctgcagaaagaaacaggagagagcatatgtcaccagcttgatagcacacctaaaagctcggaacaaaaagaagcaaataaacccaggaggaggagaaggcaggaaataatcaaactcagagctgaaatcaaccaagtagaaacaaaaaggaccatagaaaaccccgtgggagagagacctcactgcccggacaggtgggcactcctgagactgcagagcgaagagaccaccaacactgcccacccctgcccacatccctggcccaggaggaaactgtatacaacctctgggttcctggagataagggcacaggagcaggaggtcccctgcgtctgacaCACCGctagaacctgaagggaccgaccagataaacagttctctgcacccaaatcccgtgggagggagagctaaaccttcagagaggcagacacgcctgggaaaccagaagagactacactctgcccacgttactgattccagaggaaaacaccaaatgccatctggaaccctggtgcactgaagctcccggataAGGCGGCCCACATCTTCCTGGGtgctgcccccgcagagagctaataagcaacaccccatgagcaaacttgagcctcaggaccacaggtaagacaaaccttcctgctccaagcgacctgcctggtgaactcaggacacaggcccacaggaacagctgaagacctgtagataggaaaaactacatgcccgaaagcagaacactctgtccccataactgactgaaagagaggaaaacaggtctacagcactcctgacacacaggcttatagtacagtctagccactgtcagaaatagcagaacaaagtaacactagagataatctgatggcgagaggcaagcgcaggaacccaagcaacagaaaccaagactacatgccatcatcggatcccaattctcccaccaaaacaaacatggaatatccaaacacaccagaaaagcaagatctagtttcaaaatcatatttgatcatgatgctggaggacttcaagaaagacatgaacacacttagggaaacacaggaaaacattaataaacaagtataagcctacagagaggaatcgcaaaaatccctgaaagaattccaggaaaacacaatcaaacagttgaaggaattaaaaatggaaatagaagcaatcaagaaagaacacatggaaacaaccctggatatagaaaaccaaaagaagagacaaggagctgtagatacaagcctcaccaacagaattcaagagatggaagagagaatctcaggagcagaagattccatagaaatcattgacacaactgtcaaagataatgtaaagcagaaaaagctactggtccaaaacatacaggaaatccaggactcaatgagaagatcaaacctaaggattatagggatagaagagagtgaagaatcccagctcaaaggaccagtaaatatcttcaacaaaatcatagaagaaaacttccctaacctaaaaaaagagatacccataggcatacaagatgcctacagaactccaaatagattggaccagaaaagaaacacctcccgtcacataattgtcaaaacaccaaatgcacaaaataaagaaagaatattaaaagcagtaagggaaaaaggtcaagtaacatataaaggcagacctatcagaatcacaccagaattctcgccagaaactatgaaggccagaagatcctggactgatgtcatacagaccctaagagaacacaaatgccagcccaggttactgtatcctgcaaaactctcaattaacgtagatggagaaaccaagatattccatgacaaaaccaaatttacacaatatctttctacaaatccagtgctacaaaggataataaatggtaaagcccaacataaggaggcaagctataccctagaagaagcaagaagctaatcgtcttggcaacaaaacaaagagaatgaaagcacacaaacataacctcacatccaaatatgaatataacgggaagcaataaccactattccttaatatctctcaacatcaatggcctcaactccccaataaaaagacatagattaacaaactggatacgcaacgaggaccctgcattctgctgcctacaggaaacacacctcagagacaaagacagacactacctcagagtgaaaggctggaaaacaactttccaagcaaatggtcagaagaagcaagctggagtagccattctaatatcaaataaaatcaattttcaacaaaaagtcatcaaaaaagataaggaaggacacttcatattcatcaaaggaaaaatccaccaagatgaactctcaatcctaaatatctatgccccaaatacaagggcacctacatacgtaaaagaaaccttactaaagctcaaaacacacattgcacctcacacaataatagtgggagatttcaacaccccactctcatcaatagacagatcatggaaacagaaattaaacagagatgtagacagaataagagaagtcatgagccaaatggacctaacggatatttatagaacattctatcctaaagcaaaaggatatacattcttctcagctcctcatggtactttctccaaaattgaccatataattggtcaaaaaacgggcctcaacaggtacagaaagatagaaataatcccatgcgtgctatcagaccaccacggcctaaaactggtcttcaataacaatcaaggaagaatgtccacatatacttggaaattgaacaatgctctactcaatgataacctggtcaaggaagaaataaagaaagaaattaaaaactttttagaatttaatgaaaatgaaggtacaacatacccaaacttatgggacacaatgaaagctgtgctaagaggaaagctcatagcgctgagtgcctgcagaaagaaacaggaaagagcatatgtcagcagcttgacagcacacctaaaagatctagaacaaaaagaagcaaatacacccaggaggagtagaaggcaggaaataatcaaactcagagctgaaatcaaccaagtagaaacaaaaaggaccatagaaagaatcaacagaaccaaaagttggttctttgagaaaatcaacaagatagataaacccttagccagactgacgagaggacacagagagtgcgtccaaattaacaaaatcagaaatgaaaagggagacataacaacagattcagaggaaattcaaaaaattatcagatcttactacaaaaacctatattcaacaaaacttgaaaatcttcaggaaatggacaatttcctagacaggtaccaggtactgaagttaaatcacgaacagataaaccagttaaacaaccccataactcctagggaaatagaagcagtcattaaaggtctcccaaccaa carries:
- the Spopfm2l2 gene encoding RAF domain and POZ/BTB containing protein T2 isoform X1; this translates as MSGDLEAKSCGYTHISVQKFCYEWTISNFSFCMDGIRENVTSPRFSLEASEEMQWCLRIFPNGVDEESKDYLSVYLGLLSCPKSPVWAKVQFWIINAQGEKYLITKMSNVLRFLPNQYWGYKKFILRDFLLSHRHRLLPEDQFTLCCKVSIVERSFSMHGDNMRPAIKDPRQMLVNDIGELWENSLFTDCSLVVAGQEFRSHKAILAACSPVFRAMFEHEMLESLTNRIEIHDIHLQVFKEMMAFIYTGKAPHLHSRSMATGLLAAADKYDLQGLKGMCEDALCRNLSVKNAVPTLILADLHKTEHLKTRAMDFIILHASEVSDTVGWKSMVESHPHLVEEAFYSLSSIQCPGFEPSLEC